A single genomic interval of Bacteroidetes bacterium GWF2_43_63 harbors:
- a CDS encoding hydrogenase maturation nickel metallochaperone HypA codes for MHELSIAASIVDYATDFAREHQAESISRIELEVGQLSGVITDSLEFAMEEAVKGSVLEKAEVVIIEIAGRSECKQCHTQFDNSDWYTPCPNCQAIDSEIIGGKELLIRSVVIG; via the coding sequence ATGCATGAACTATCCATTGCCGCCAGTATTGTTGATTATGCCACCGATTTCGCCCGCGAACATCAGGCAGAAAGCATTTCCCGCATTGAACTCGAAGTAGGTCAATTGTCCGGAGTCATCACCGATAGTCTTGAATTTGCGATGGAAGAAGCCGTCAAGGGCTCTGTGCTTGAAAAAGCTGAAGTTGTAATCATCGAAATTGCCGGCCGCTCCGAATGTAAACAGTGCCACACCCAATTCGACAATTCAGACTGGTACACGCCCTGCCCCAATTGCCAGGCCATAGATTCCGAAATAATTGGAGGAAAAGAGTTGTTGATTCGATCCGTTGTTATTGGGTGA
- a CDS encoding death-on-curing protein, producing MSNEIEIFKSSDNKIELKVKFDSDTVWLSQEQLIVLFERDQSVISRHINNIFKEKELDKESNMQRMHIAFSDKPVSFYNLDVVISVGYRVKSLRGTQFRQWATARLKDYLVQGYAINEKRLQQKQQEVEYLKTGLRIVSRAIEHAADEQEQEVFRQFARGLALLDDYDHEALDKKGHTLKETVYPGFEDYMKLIRLMYSDFESSVFAKPKDESFHSSINQIKQSFSGTDLYPSIEEKAANLLYLITKNHSFVDGNKRIAAACFLHFLKRNQALFNSKGEPIISNETLATLTLYIANSRSEEDDVVKRLIISVLNRNQ from the coding sequence ATGAGTAACGAAATAGAAATATTCAAAAGCAGTGACAATAAAATCGAATTGAAAGTTAAGTTTGATTCCGACACAGTTTGGCTTTCTCAGGAACAGCTTATAGTGTTGTTTGAAAGAGATCAATCCGTGATTTCCCGCCACATCAATAATATTTTCAAAGAAAAAGAACTCGACAAAGAAAGCAATATGCAAAGAATGCATATTGCTTTTTCAGATAAGCCGGTTTCTTTTTATAATCTTGATGTTGTCATTTCGGTTGGTTACCGTGTGAAATCGCTTAGAGGCACGCAGTTCCGCCAGTGGGCTACTGCCCGGTTAAAGGATTATCTGGTGCAGGGCTATGCCATAAACGAAAAACGACTGCAACAGAAGCAACAGGAAGTGGAATATCTGAAAACCGGTTTGCGCATTGTGAGCCGCGCCATTGAACATGCCGCCGATGAGCAGGAACAGGAGGTTTTCCGCCAATTTGCCAGAGGGCTGGCCCTGCTCGACGACTATGATCACGAAGCGCTGGATAAAAAAGGTCATACCCTGAAAGAAACTGTTTATCCCGGATTTGAGGATTATATGAAACTCATCCGGCTCATGTACTCCGATTTTGAATCTTCAGTATTTGCAAAGCCCAAAGATGAAAGTTTTCATAGTTCAATCAATCAGATAAAGCAAAGTTTCAGCGGAACGGATTTATACCCAAGCATCGAGGAAAAAGCAGCAAACCTGCTATACCTGATTACAAAAAACCACTCATTTGTTGACGGCAACAAACGCATTGCCGCCGCATGTTTTCTGCATTTTCTGAAACGAAATCAGGCATTGTTCAATAGTAAAGGTGAACCAATAATTTCCAACGAAACGCTGGCAACACTCACTCTTTATATTGCCAACAGCCGGTCTGAAGAAGACGACGTAGTAAAACGGTTAATCATTAGTGTCCTGAACAGAAATCAATAA
- a CDS encoding NADH dehydrogenase has product METTIDKILANYANSGRDSLIPLLQEIQEKEGYLSEAAIVKTGNTLKIPTSKIYGVATFYNQFRFEPVGKYHVMVCRGTACHVLGSATVLNELESNLKIKAGQTSRDGLFSIEVVACIGACGLAPVININGEFFAKVTTEKIKEIIETYRAKE; this is encoded by the coding sequence ATGGAAACGACAATTGATAAAATTCTGGCAAACTACGCAAACAGCGGACGCGACTCTCTCATCCCGCTGTTACAGGAAATTCAGGAAAAAGAAGGATATCTATCCGAAGCAGCAATAGTTAAGACGGGAAATACACTAAAAATCCCAACGAGTAAAATCTATGGTGTTGCTACATTTTATAATCAGTTCAGGTTTGAACCGGTTGGAAAATATCACGTAATGGTGTGCCGCGGCACTGCCTGTCACGTGTTGGGATCAGCCACCGTTTTGAATGAGCTGGAATCAAATCTGAAAATCAAAGCAGGACAAACATCGCGCGACGGACTCTTCAGTATTGAAGTTGTTGCGTGCATTGGCGCATGCGGCCTGGCTCCCGTAATTAACATCAACGGCGAATTCTTTGCCAAGGTGACAACGGAAAAGATTAAGGAAATCATTGAAACTTACCGCGCAAAAGAATAA